A window of the Lactuca sativa cultivar Salinas chromosome 7, Lsat_Salinas_v11, whole genome shotgun sequence genome harbors these coding sequences:
- the LOC111877781 gene encoding pathogenesis-related thaumatin-like protein 3.5, translated as MARPTPTSLHLLFLGILILSSGNILSDCARVFTITNDCDETIWPAITPGESFGGGGYALKSKESRVHTAPVGWSGRIWGRTKCSFDSSGNGTCLTGRCGSSLQCTASGETPSTLAELTLTPLEFYDVSLVDGFNLPMSVRPVNGKGNCSVAGCVGDLRQNCPSELSVKAGGKVVACRSACDVFNTDEYCCRGIYGNAATCKPTYYSKKFKNACPTSYSYAYDDPSSIFTCTGADYIITFCASKNRPQCTYHDNKLTCSGSAKGFFQNWILSTMMALIVGCLSVML; from the exons ATGGCACGACCAACTCCGACTTCTCTGCATTTGCTCTTCCTCGGGATCTTGATCCTTTCCTCAG GAAACATATTATCAGACTGTGCAAGAGTTTTCACGATAACTAACGATTGTGACGAGACAATATGGCCTGCCATAACCCCCGGCGAGAGCTTTGGTGGTGGAGGATACGCCCTAAAATCCAAAGAATCCAGAGTCCACACAGCACCCGTCGGTTGGTCAGGTCGGATATGGGGTAGAACCAAATGCAGCTTCGACAGCTCCGGCAATGGAACATGCCTTACCGGCCGATGTGGCTCATCACTCCAGTGCACCGCCTCCGGCGAGACCCCATCTACGCTTGCTGAGCTCACCCTCACCCCACTGGAATTTTACGACGTTAGTCTTGTTGACGGCTTTAACCTGCCAATGTCTGTTAGGCCCGTTAATGGTAAGGGAAACTGTAGCGTTGCTGGATGCGTTGGCGACTTGCGCCAAAACTGCCCTTCGGAGCTTTCTGTTAAGGCTGGTGGTAAGGTTGTGGCTTGTCGAAGTGCTTGTGATGTGTTTAACACTGATGAGTATTGTTGTCGGGGTATTTATGGGAACGCTGCCACGTGCAAACCAACGTATTACTCGAAGAAATTTAAGAATGCTTGTCCTACGTCGTATAGTTATGCGTACGACGATCCGTCAAGTATTTTCACTTGTACAGGAGCTGATTACATTATCACGTTTTGCGCATCGAA GAACCGGCCTCAATGCACATATCACGACAATAAGTTGACTTGCAGCGGATCTGCGAAGGGTTTCTTTCAGAATTGGATATTGAGTACGATGATGGCTTTGATAGTCGGTTGTTTGTCGGTGATGCTGTAA